In Dunckerocampus dactyliophorus isolate RoL2022-P2 chromosome 14, RoL_Ddac_1.1, whole genome shotgun sequence, one DNA window encodes the following:
- the lnpk gene encoding endoplasmic reticulum junction formation protein lunapark-B isoform X1: MDKKSTMKTHLARCRPRRLHDSPTLDTEPKGSTRRPLWCADMGAVISRWKTKPTTVEQLENLDKEIKELEEFQAKNQRLQKLWVGRLLLYSSVLYLLTCLVVYCLYLPEQWLHRLAMALPFFIYPVLVWFIRKLLIFLFSKRTERNSDILEDLKATKKKILEEVMETETYKNAKVILERFDAEAKKKAELESTPQRPQMTPRPGQDVRQRGVVMRTPGTPAAMVMNTQPGDRPPPGLGATPVAPGGPPERAALSGSVHQGAVPRMHCSPVPGVGLHPPGPPLTRPILPRERGALDRVVEYLVGDGPQNRYALICQQCFSHNGMALKEEFEYLAFRCAYCYFLNPARKTRPQAPRLPEFSYERKLRAESRTSGHAPPSGTDTEESAPPSGAKAPAPWNLVHSFPIQQQNPQNQLLQSPDEHEQGKDDTRPEGVEPVSHDDEQREMEMEEEPEELVQGEEEKEEEEVKGDGAFSDAEPQLS, from the exons TGAGCCAAAAGGATCAACAAGACGCCCGTTGTGGTGTGCAGATATGGGGGCCGTGATATCTCGATGGAAG ACAAAACCAACCACGGTGGAGCAGCTGGAGAACCTGGACAAG GAGATTAAGGAGTTGGAGGAATTTCAAGCCAAAAACCAGCGACTTCAAAAG CTGTGGGTGGGCCGACTGCTCCTCTACTCATCCGTCTTGTACCTGCTGACCTGCCTGGTGGTCTACTGCCTCTACCTTCCCGAACAATGGCTGCACAGATTAGCCATGGCCTTGCCCTTCTTCATATACCCGGTGCT GGTGTGGTTCATTAGGAAGTTACtgatctttctcttttccaaaCGCACCGAGAGGAACA GTGACATACTGGAAGACTTGAAGGCTACCAAAAAAAAGATA CTGGAAGAAGTGATGGAAACCGAGACGTACAAAAACGCCAAAGTCATCCTGGAACGCTTTGACGCTGAAGCAAAGAAGAAAGCC gaGCTGGAGTCCACCCCACAGCGACCTCAGATGACCCCAAGGCCTGGACAAG ACGTCCGCCAGCGAGGGGTGGTCATGAGAACTCCAGGTACCCCTGCTGCAATGGTGATGAATACGCAACCCGGAGACCGACCGCCACCTGGCCTTGGGGCCACACCTGTCG CTCCAGGGGGACCACCCGAGAGAGCGGCTTTGTCTGGCTCTGTCCACCAGGGGGCAGTACCCAGGATGCACTGCTCCCCTGTACCAGGTGTTG GCCTGCATCCTCCTGGTCCTCCACTGACAAGACCCATTCTGCCCAGAGAGAGGGGTGCTTTAGACCGAGTGGTTGAGTACCTTGTAGGAGATGGACCACAGAACAG ATATGCCTTAATCTGTCAGCAGTGTTTCTCTCACAATGGCATGGCTCTGAAAGAAGAGTTTGAATACCTTG CATTTCGTTGTGCGTATTGCTACTTCCTGAATCCAGCCAGGAAGACGCGGCCTCAGGCTCCCAGGCTGCCGGAGTTCAGCTACGAGAGGAAGCTACGGGCCGAATCCCGAACCTCGGGGCATGCGCCACCATCCGGCACAGACACAGAGGAGAGTGCACCCCCATCTGGAG CCAAGGCGCCGGCGCCGTGGAATTTGGTCCACAGTTTCCCGATCCAGCAGCAGAACCCTCAGAATCAACTTCTGCAGAGTCCAG ACGAGCACGAGCAGGGCAAAGACGACACTCGGCCTGAAGGTGTGGAGCCTGTGAGTCACGATGATGAGCAACGAGAAATGGAGATGGAGGAGGAGCCGGAAGAGCTTGTACAAGGAGAagaagagaaggaggaggaagaggtgaAAGGTGACGGTGCCTTCAGTGATGCAGAACCTCAGCTGTCGTAG
- the lnpk gene encoding endoplasmic reticulum junction formation protein lunapark-B isoform X2, which yields MDKKSTMKTHLARCRPRRLHDSPTLDTEPKGSTRRPLWCADMGAVISRWKTKPTTVEQLENLDKEIKELEEFQAKNQRLQKLWVGRLLLYSSVLYLLTCLVVYCLYLPEQWLHRLAMALPFFIYPVLVWFIRKLLIFLFSKRTERNSDILEDLKATKKKILEEVMETETYKNAKVILERFDAEAKKKAELESTPQRPQMTPRPGQDVRQRGVVMRTPGTPAAMVMNTQPGDRPPPGLGATPVAPGGPPERAALSGSVHQGAVPRMHCSPVPGVGLHPPGPPLTRPILPRERGALDRVVEYLVGDGPQNRYALICQQCFSHNGMALKEEFEYLAFRCAYCYFLNPARKTRPQAPRLPEFSYERKLRAESRTSGHAPPSGTDTEESAPPSGDEHEQGKDDTRPEGVEPVSHDDEQREMEMEEEPEELVQGEEEKEEEEVKGDGAFSDAEPQLS from the exons TGAGCCAAAAGGATCAACAAGACGCCCGTTGTGGTGTGCAGATATGGGGGCCGTGATATCTCGATGGAAG ACAAAACCAACCACGGTGGAGCAGCTGGAGAACCTGGACAAG GAGATTAAGGAGTTGGAGGAATTTCAAGCCAAAAACCAGCGACTTCAAAAG CTGTGGGTGGGCCGACTGCTCCTCTACTCATCCGTCTTGTACCTGCTGACCTGCCTGGTGGTCTACTGCCTCTACCTTCCCGAACAATGGCTGCACAGATTAGCCATGGCCTTGCCCTTCTTCATATACCCGGTGCT GGTGTGGTTCATTAGGAAGTTACtgatctttctcttttccaaaCGCACCGAGAGGAACA GTGACATACTGGAAGACTTGAAGGCTACCAAAAAAAAGATA CTGGAAGAAGTGATGGAAACCGAGACGTACAAAAACGCCAAAGTCATCCTGGAACGCTTTGACGCTGAAGCAAAGAAGAAAGCC gaGCTGGAGTCCACCCCACAGCGACCTCAGATGACCCCAAGGCCTGGACAAG ACGTCCGCCAGCGAGGGGTGGTCATGAGAACTCCAGGTACCCCTGCTGCAATGGTGATGAATACGCAACCCGGAGACCGACCGCCACCTGGCCTTGGGGCCACACCTGTCG CTCCAGGGGGACCACCCGAGAGAGCGGCTTTGTCTGGCTCTGTCCACCAGGGGGCAGTACCCAGGATGCACTGCTCCCCTGTACCAGGTGTTG GCCTGCATCCTCCTGGTCCTCCACTGACAAGACCCATTCTGCCCAGAGAGAGGGGTGCTTTAGACCGAGTGGTTGAGTACCTTGTAGGAGATGGACCACAGAACAG ATATGCCTTAATCTGTCAGCAGTGTTTCTCTCACAATGGCATGGCTCTGAAAGAAGAGTTTGAATACCTTG CATTTCGTTGTGCGTATTGCTACTTCCTGAATCCAGCCAGGAAGACGCGGCCTCAGGCTCCCAGGCTGCCGGAGTTCAGCTACGAGAGGAAGCTACGGGCCGAATCCCGAACCTCGGGGCATGCGCCACCATCCGGCACAGACACAGAGGAGAGTGCACCCCCATCTGGAG ACGAGCACGAGCAGGGCAAAGACGACACTCGGCCTGAAGGTGTGGAGCCTGTGAGTCACGATGATGAGCAACGAGAAATGGAGATGGAGGAGGAGCCGGAAGAGCTTGTACAAGGAGAagaagagaaggaggaggaagaggtgaAAGGTGACGGTGCCTTCAGTGATGCAGAACCTCAGCTGTCGTAG
- the lnpk gene encoding endoplasmic reticulum junction formation protein lunapark-B isoform X3, with product MGAVISRWKTKPTTVEQLENLDKEIKELEEFQAKNQRLQKLWVGRLLLYSSVLYLLTCLVVYCLYLPEQWLHRLAMALPFFIYPVLVWFIRKLLIFLFSKRTERNSDILEDLKATKKKILEEVMETETYKNAKVILERFDAEAKKKAELESTPQRPQMTPRPGQDVRQRGVVMRTPGTPAAMVMNTQPGDRPPPGLGATPVAPGGPPERAALSGSVHQGAVPRMHCSPVPGVGLHPPGPPLTRPILPRERGALDRVVEYLVGDGPQNRYALICQQCFSHNGMALKEEFEYLAFRCAYCYFLNPARKTRPQAPRLPEFSYERKLRAESRTSGHAPPSGTDTEESAPPSGAKAPAPWNLVHSFPIQQQNPQNQLLQSPDEHEQGKDDTRPEGVEPVSHDDEQREMEMEEEPEELVQGEEEKEEEEVKGDGAFSDAEPQLS from the exons ATGGGGGCCGTGATATCTCGATGGAAG ACAAAACCAACCACGGTGGAGCAGCTGGAGAACCTGGACAAG GAGATTAAGGAGTTGGAGGAATTTCAAGCCAAAAACCAGCGACTTCAAAAG CTGTGGGTGGGCCGACTGCTCCTCTACTCATCCGTCTTGTACCTGCTGACCTGCCTGGTGGTCTACTGCCTCTACCTTCCCGAACAATGGCTGCACAGATTAGCCATGGCCTTGCCCTTCTTCATATACCCGGTGCT GGTGTGGTTCATTAGGAAGTTACtgatctttctcttttccaaaCGCACCGAGAGGAACA GTGACATACTGGAAGACTTGAAGGCTACCAAAAAAAAGATA CTGGAAGAAGTGATGGAAACCGAGACGTACAAAAACGCCAAAGTCATCCTGGAACGCTTTGACGCTGAAGCAAAGAAGAAAGCC gaGCTGGAGTCCACCCCACAGCGACCTCAGATGACCCCAAGGCCTGGACAAG ACGTCCGCCAGCGAGGGGTGGTCATGAGAACTCCAGGTACCCCTGCTGCAATGGTGATGAATACGCAACCCGGAGACCGACCGCCACCTGGCCTTGGGGCCACACCTGTCG CTCCAGGGGGACCACCCGAGAGAGCGGCTTTGTCTGGCTCTGTCCACCAGGGGGCAGTACCCAGGATGCACTGCTCCCCTGTACCAGGTGTTG GCCTGCATCCTCCTGGTCCTCCACTGACAAGACCCATTCTGCCCAGAGAGAGGGGTGCTTTAGACCGAGTGGTTGAGTACCTTGTAGGAGATGGACCACAGAACAG ATATGCCTTAATCTGTCAGCAGTGTTTCTCTCACAATGGCATGGCTCTGAAAGAAGAGTTTGAATACCTTG CATTTCGTTGTGCGTATTGCTACTTCCTGAATCCAGCCAGGAAGACGCGGCCTCAGGCTCCCAGGCTGCCGGAGTTCAGCTACGAGAGGAAGCTACGGGCCGAATCCCGAACCTCGGGGCATGCGCCACCATCCGGCACAGACACAGAGGAGAGTGCACCCCCATCTGGAG CCAAGGCGCCGGCGCCGTGGAATTTGGTCCACAGTTTCCCGATCCAGCAGCAGAACCCTCAGAATCAACTTCTGCAGAGTCCAG ACGAGCACGAGCAGGGCAAAGACGACACTCGGCCTGAAGGTGTGGAGCCTGTGAGTCACGATGATGAGCAACGAGAAATGGAGATGGAGGAGGAGCCGGAAGAGCTTGTACAAGGAGAagaagagaaggaggaggaagaggtgaAAGGTGACGGTGCCTTCAGTGATGCAGAACCTCAGCTGTCGTAG
- the LOC129193715 gene encoding acetylcholine receptor subunit alpha-like gives MNLHGVHVLLAWILCGLSGPAFCSEDETRLVKHLFSGYNKVVRPVNHFSEAVVVTVGLQLIQLISVDEVNQIVTSNVRLRQQWIDVNLHWNPDDYGGIRKIRLPSTDIWKPDLVLYNNADGDFAIIHETKVLLEHTGKITWNPPAIFKSYCEIIVLHFPFDLQNCSMKLGTWTYDGRLVVINPDSDRPDLSNFMESGEWVLKDYRSWKHWVYYTCCPDTPYLDITYHFLMLRLPLYFIVNVIIPCMLFSFLTGLVFYLPTDSGEKMTLSISVLLSLTVFLLVIVELIPSTSSAVPLIGKYMLFTMVFVIASIIITVIVINTHHRSPSTHTMPTWIRKVFIETIPNMMFFSTMKCPSQEVRQKRLFPTDMDISDISGNPTPTNVPYQSPIIKNPDVRSAIEGVKYIAETMKSDEESNNAAEEWKFVAMVLDHILLCVFMAVCLIGTLAVFAGRLIELNML, from the exons GTCCGGCCTTCTGCTCGGAAGACGAGACCCGCCTGGTCAAACACCTGTTCAGCGGTTACAACAAGGTGGTCCGTCCCGTCAACCACTTCAGCGAGGCCGTGGTGGTCACGGTGGGACTGCAGTTGATTCAGCTCATCAGCGTG gatgaagTCAACCAGATTGTGACCAGTAATGTCCGCCTCAGACAG CAATGGATCGACGTGAACCTACACTGGAATCCTGACGACTACGGTGGGATCAGGAAGATTCGCCTCCCGTCCACAGACATTTGGAAGCCCGACTTGGTGCTTTACAACAA CGCGGACGGTGACTTTGCTATCATCCATGAAACTAAAGTCCTGCTGGAGCACACCGGAAAGATCACGTGGAACCCGCCCGCCATCTTCAAGAGTTACTGCGAGATCATCGTCCTGCATTTCCCCTTTGACCTGCAGAACTGTAGCATGAAGCTGGGAACGTGGACCTACGACGGCCGGCTGGTCGTCATCAACCCT GACAGTGACCGACCAGACTTGAGTAACTTCATGGAGTCGGGAGAGTGGGTGCTGAAGGACTACAGGAGCTGGAAACATTGGGTCTACTACACCTGCTGCCCCGACACGCCCTACCTGGACATCACCTACCACTTCCTGATGCTGCGACTGCCTCTCTACTTCATCGTCAACGTCATCATCCCCTGCATGCTCTTCTCTTTCCTCACCGGACTCGTCTTTTACCTGCCGACCGACTCCG GTGAAAAGATGACTCTGTCCATCTCCGTCCTGCTCTCGCTGACCGTCTTCCTGCTGGTCATCGTGGAGCTCATCCCGTCCACATCCAGCGCCGTCCCCCTCATCGGGAAGTACATGCTCTTCACCATGGTGTTCGTCATCGcctccatcatcatcaccgtCATCGTCATCAACACGCACCACCGCTCGCCCAGCACACACACCATGCCCACCTGGATACGCAAG GTGTTCATCGAAACAATCCCCAACATGATGTTCTTCTCCACCATGAAGTGTCCCAGCCAGGAGGTCCGTCAGAAGAGGTTGTTCCCCACGGACATGGACATCTCTGACATCTCAG gtaaccccacccccaccaacgTCCCCTACCAGTCTCCCATCATCAAGAACCCTGACGTCCGCAGCGCCATCGAAGGCGTGAAATACATCGCTGAAACCATGAAGTCGGACGAGGAGTCAAACAAC GCAGCCGAGGAGTGGAAGTTTGTCGCCATGGTTTTGGACCACATCCTGCTTTGCGTCTTCATGGCCGTGTGCCTCATCGGTACGCTCGCCGTCTTCGCAGGAAGACTCATCGAGCTCAACATGCTGTGA